CAGGTATGCTTGTCACCGTcagggactggggagtttgttaggatcaaaataaatataaaaGGAGCAAAGCCCAGGTAAAAAGTTAGCAGAAAACCCGCCTCAGTCTTCTGAAAACCCTGAGACAATTTCACACATTTTAATGCCAAAGACACACCACACCGGAATGCCTTTCCAAGAGTTGTTGAGTGCTCCTGAATGGTCCAGTCTCCAtcctgacttaaatctgctttaaaaaaaatcagagacaaggtttgaatattgctgtccatcaatgattcccaaccaagtttactgagcttgagcaattttgacaaaaacaatggatatactgtatgttgccTGCCCTAAGAGTTGTGCAAGGTTGGTAGAATcgtataaaacattttttttatagcTGTAAtgactgccaaaggtgcttccgccaagtattaactctggggtgtgaagacatacGCAATCAATACATTCAAATGTCTGTATTTCTTAGTAATTTGGGAAATGTTATATAATTTTTATTTgactttgaaaatgtggagtaggttgtaTTAATCAATTTATTtgattaaactaggcaagtcagttaagaacaaattcttatttacaataacggcctaccccggccaaactcggacgacactgggccaattgtgcgccgccctatgggactcccaatcacggccggatgtgatacagcctggaatcaaaccagggagtgtagtgacgcctcttgcactgagatgcagtgtcttagaccgtaTAAATCAATAGAGGGAGACACCTAATTTGAATCCCTTTTGAGATTTAATTTTATTAAagcagcaaaatgtgaagacCATGCAAGGGGTGTGTAGGCTTTCACTAGTGACTGTACATAACAGAGCTTGTTTTGAAGGAAAATAAGAATAGGACTCACCCTGCAAGATCATTGATGTGAATAGTAGGAATTACATTGGTGCCTTCTCCGAAGATAGGGACTTTGGGCAAGTCTCCCAACCAAGATGTCTAATGAAAAATGAACCACACAAGACAACTTACATTCAATGATCCCTTATACAAATATACACCGAGTATACCAAATATGAGGAAcacccccccttttgccctcagaacagcctcaattcatcagggcatggatgactctacaaggtgtcgaaagcattccacagggatgctggcccatgttgactccaatgcttcccacagttgtgtcaagttggctgggtgtcctttgggtggtgggccaaTCTTGATACACcagaggaaactgttgagcgtgaaaaacccagcagcattgcaattcttgacataaaccagtgcacctggcacctactaccataccccgttcaaaggcacttaaatcttttgtcttgcccattcatccactgaagggcacacatacacaatccatgtctcaagtgtctcaatgcttaaaaataattgtttaacctgtctcctccccttcatctacactgattgaggtggatttaacaagtgacatcaatcaataagagatcatagctttcaccagtctatgtcatggaaagagcaggtgttcttcatgttttgtacactcagtgtaggtaACAATAATCAATCAATGTTATGATCTACCTTGAAGAAGAAGTGGAAGACTTGCTCTCCCATTCCATACTGAACTCCTGAGGCCACTACGTATGTGGAGAGCAATGAACTTTTCTATAGCGAAAGAAAAACATTGGAATGAGCAGGTTGAAAATAATGTTGTGTTGGCACTGAACAGTAATGCCTAAACAATTTTAATAACACAATAAACTGACAAAGAATATGCAAATTAACCGTTTTGCCCATTTTGACCACAAGTTTTTCAACGTTGATATGCTCTTTGAAGTTGGGATGGGCTCTTCTTCTCCTGTAGTCTTCCTCAGTGAATGGAATCTCAGGGTCATCCTGAAAATGTAACAGCAAACATCATACATTCAAAAAAACTTCCAGTGAACAAGTCTGGGTTGAAACAGTTAAAGCTATTGATTACAAGTGATACAATACTTTGTAAACACACGTGGATCAGTTTAGATCATGTAGCGAGTTCGGGGGTGGCTCTAACCAGGATTCGAACACAGGTCCAGCGACTGTCAACCCAACACCATAGCCGTTACGCTAAGAGATCGGAAACCTCTTGACAAGGtcgttagctgttggctagcctgggtaccagtttCTTTAGCTAACATTCAACTCCTTGCCACACCTCATTGCCAAAGAGACTGGCCTTTCAGAAATCTCAACGTTCAATATGCAGCCAGATTTACGGCGCAGTTGCTGATTGGTAGTTGGAAACAACATTCATATTTTCCATGACAACGTTCTGGAACGTGCATGGAGTGCGCACAAAGAGGAAGACACAAAAATCACATTTGTCCTTTCCTAAAAATATGTTAAAAACCTAGGCTCACCTTCAAATTTTGGCTGTAGTCCATCAgaaagtaggcctaggctacattaTAGCATAATGCTAAAATAATATTGCCTCAAATGAATTGACAAGGAAAGtttgaagggggagagagacaactAATAGTATTACCAGAGACATTGGTTATGTAATTATTATCCACGTATGTGACTTACTCCAGAGGAAGATTAGCATGGGATTCATTTTTCAAAACTGCCCCACGTAATTCTTCATTTTTTTCATTAATTTGAGTAGGATGGAAGCCTGGAGGTTTTTATTCTAGGCGTGAAGACATTTCAACATTATGTCGACGATAAAAGGCTACAATGATCACTCGTGCTTGGCGGCCAAACGTATAGGTGCCCTCATAGGTCAAATATTAAAATTAAGGAAATGTGATAGAAATTATTTTAGTGATCTACATTAGACTTCCATCCCAATGAAAAGGCTCCCCATCCTGCTGATGTGAGCTGATGGACAGTGCACTTGCACTGATGAGAAAGTAAAAAACCAGCTCACTGGGGAATGGGGATTCCCTGCTTTGCGATCTGTTGCCTACGTCAACAACCCAACAGCCAGGGTTTCATTAAATAAGCTTAGGCACAATACTTATTTATTGCACATTTAATTCATGCGATGCTCAACTTCTATTCATTGGCACAAAGCTTGTGTCAGGGCTTGCATAGCACAGGAGGGGGTGCCTAAATTCACTGTAGTAGGATTTGGTTAGGCCTAATATATAGGCTAGCATACGAATGGTGGATTAATAGCCCAGCCTATGAATCTCTGTCATGCCTGTTCTCCTTCttgtgcaaatcaaatcaaacttaatttgtcacatgtgccgaatacaaatGTAgaccttacttacaagcccttaaccaacagtgcagttcaagaaccGTTAAGAAACTATTTACCAAACAAACGAAAgcaaaaaaagtaacacaataacataagaataacgaggctatatacaaggaataacaaggctatatacgaGGCTATATACATATTAGAGGTCATTTGTAGATGTAGGTATGGGtgcatagatcataaacagcgagtagcagcagtgtacaaaacaaatgggggggcgGGGGGAAatcaatgtaatagtccggtggccattttattaattgttctgcagtcttatagcttgggggtagaagctgttaaggagccttttggtccttgacttggcgctccggtaccgcttgttgTGTGgtaacagagaaaacagtctatgacttgggtgactggagtctctgccaattttatgggctttcctctgactccgcctattatataggtcctggattgcaagaagcttggcctcagtggtaaactgggccgtacgcactaccctctgtagagcctgacggccagatgccgagcagttgcaataccaggcggtgatgcaaccggtcaggatgctctcgatggtgcagctgtagaacatccTGTCTCCTCAAGGGGAAAGGTTTTATTGTGTCCTCTTTCACGagtgtcttgatgtgtttggaccatgatagatcgttggtgatgtggacaccaaggaacttgaaactctcgctcagctccactacagccccgtcaatgttaatgggggcctgttcgggctcccttttcctgtagtccacgatcagctccttaatcttgctcacattgagggagaggttgttgtcctggcaccacactaccagttctctgacctccagATGGGCTGTCACATCCTTGTCATCCTCatccactgttgtgtcgtcaacaaacttaatgatggtgctggagtcgtggtttggccacgcagtcttgggtgaacagaaagtacaggaggggactaagtacacacccctgaggggcccaagggttgaggatcagcgtggcagacatgttgttgcctacaTCTCCGCTGGCATCtccactggcctctctctcttccatcctatGTATTCCTCGTATAGCTCTTGAACCAGTAGCCTAGCCCAATGCATGTCCCAAACATAGTAGTTTGGTTATTAAGTTAAGTTAATACGTTTTGAGCAATATTTTATTGAGAAAAGAAGCACCTTGCTCTTGCTTGCTGGATATAAAATAGGCTCAGTATTCAGAATGAACTGCTGGGAAATCCTCTGCTTTCCCCGCATCCAGTGTTTATGTTTACAATGAAATGCCCAATGCTAGAATGTTTCCAATCAAATCTATGATTTAAGTAAGAACTTTTTCCCATTTTTTTTCCTGTCTAATTTTCATTAACATTGACATTGAATGATAGCTGTGATGGTTATTGAATCAGAATCAAATCCTCTGATTTCCTCAAGCTCATCAATGATAGAATGTTAATATTTGAAGATTGCCAAAAGGACAGTCTCTTTggagtggcaaggagtggaatgttagctaaagagACTGGTACTTAGGCTAGGTGATGGCATAAGGTCGCTATAGTAAAGCGGAAGTAAATCCTGGCCCACTCACCGCATCGACAGGCTTGCTGAGAGCCCAGGTCATTACAGTTGATATGAGGATGAACATCTTTGGCTGACTGAACCTGGCCATCTCAGCATGAAGGGCTGGTGAAAGAACAGTGAACTGTGATGTAGGCATTGATTTCTAGGGTCATGCAATGCAAACATTTCAATTGAATCAATGGTGTGTTATGCAATGTGTTATAATTCCCAGACCAACACAGAGATATAGtgttgtagtggtgtgtgtgtgtacgtttgtaTTAATAATCAGAGTCAATGAGAGACAAACAGTAGCCTACCTGAGATTACCCAAGAGGCCTCCTCCATCTGGTCAGCATCCTCAGTGATGTTGTAAATTATGATATCACACTCCATTAGGCGCTCCAGGAGTTCTTCCCTTTTCAGTTGCTGAAATCATTCAAACACATAGCATAGGACTTGTTTAGGTAACACTTAACGTACGTTTCCTTCTTTGATAAGATGCAGACTGAGCATGTGGAAATAAACATTTGCTACACATATTAGGCTAATGTTACTCACAAAATATTGATCCAACACATAACTTGGTCTTCTTTCGTTTTTGTTTGCAATAGTTCCGACAATTTGAAAGGTTCCGTCTTTGACTTTTGGATGGTCATCTTTTGATagcctctcttccccttcctccaCCTCTGGCTCGTCAGTTTCAACCAGGGACGCACCCACTACACAGGCAGACAAGAACTGCACAGAGTATAGACATTTTAAGCAGGTATGGTTCTGGTCAAGCCAGTCTAACCCATTGGTGTAGCAACTTTATTTTAGATAGCATACAACCCGACACATATTTGATTGGATAGCAACGGTGAAGCACACAGCtaggctaacgttagctggctagcaaTGGATGAGACACACGGTTTAGTTCCGAGTCGCAGCTTCATTTTTATTTAGACAAATGTCAGTTTTAGAAAGCCCAACCTTTGCGATACATTTCGAGGCATAGGAGTCAAGGTTGTTGATAAAAATACGCTTGGTGTGATGAATAATCTTCTCAACTTCTTCCTCAGCCATCCTGCGCTCAGATGTTGACTGGGCGTCTCTCCCGTTACTTAGCAACCACCGTTCAAGGGGTATCGTTTGCCCAATGTTTGACAAACTTAACAAATATGCACAAAAAAAAGTCAGTTTCAAAATATGCCATCTCTTTATTGTAAAGAGTATTAATTGTCATACTTCCTTAAAAATCGATATTAACAGTCATTAGGCAATGATTATTTTATCAGtggaaagacaaaacaaaggcttAACAGAAAATTAAATCACAGTAATTCTCAGATCCAAACTGTTAAGTAACTTCAGCATACACAGCATACAAAGCAACAATCTTTAAAGCTAAGGATTGCACTtaagatggtggataaatgaagaGGTCTTActaacaggtagcctagcagttaaaaATCGTTGGGCCAAGTAACCGAAAGGGTCATTGGTATGAACCCCAGAGCAGACTAGGTGAAAAGTCTGTGAATAACACTTTCTGCTAAATTGTGCAACTATTACTCAGGcagttgacaaaaaaaaaaaataataatttggggtGGCTATCCCAAGGGGTGGCTATCCCATAGAAACCAATGCAATAGCAACTGGGTCTGGTCTACTTAGTTCATTGAATGCCAGTGAGATTCTCACTTCCTCTTCAGTCTCTGCTTGCGCACACACAATAACAATAGAAAGTATGGATATTTGTGAGTGAAATGGCACTGAATCCAAATTAATCCCTTTAAAAAATATTTGTGAAAAAAAAGCCACCATTCTCATTTTACACAGTCACATTTAAGGGCTCATAGAGGCATAATTGTGCCAATAAATTAATTAATGACCAAGGTTTATAGAAAAATTCTCATTTGACTTCCACAGCAAAGTTGTCAAACTGTGCCAGTTCAAATGAGTGTGTTCCTATGGCAGCCCAGCCATTCTTTGGTCCCAATACCACAGCATCCTTCCATAGTGGATATCCATTCAGCAACCCTGTGGCATACTCCCCCTGAAAAAAACAAATCTATTTAGTATAGCTAATGTGCCCATAGTCAGACAATATGTCACCCTACAAAAGGTCTGGAAGTCATTTAAATGAAATACAAAATGGAAAGAGACACATTTTGATGATGAACATGAGGTTTCTCTGGAAATATTTGGTGTACCGTTTCAGAGATTGAAGTTGTAAACATACCTCGACTGTAAGCGTTAACGTGTGCCAGCCATACGCCCTCGTTCCAGACAGACCCTCTGCCAGTACAGTCTTGCCAACTATGGAGTAATAAGACATGGCATATTGATTTCTCACCACCTTGTGCTTTACAATAATACATAATTTACTGATAAGGAATGTTTaagaatcataaaacacgggacgagatgttaaaaactgtccattgtgccaataaATGGAATATACAGGTATAAACATTATGGCGCAGTTTCCCCAGACAAGCCTCGTCACGGACTAAACAGTGACAGTCAAAAGGAGATTATCCTTTGACCATGGTTTTCAGTCCTGGACGAGGCTTAATCTGTGTCGGGGAAACTAGCCTTTTTAATGTGTATGTCTATGATTGAAATACCGACCTAGGTCATTGGTGACTTTGTAGGAGCCATCTGCAAACACCCAGAAGAAGACTCCCTTGGCGCTGCGGACAGACTGCCCTCCTTTGTCTACTCTGGCTGCGATGAACACTCCTCCAGTCTTCACCGTCTCCATGAAGACATCACACATCACTGTCAGGTTCTGCCTGGAAAACATACAGTATGCAACATTACAAAAACACACAGTAAAATGCCCACTTTCTTGAACTGAACTGTTTTCCTTACCAGGGTAATATTACTATCATTGTGGATTTGAGCAGAGGATCTAAGGCCTATTGCTGAAACTACTGTACATACACAATACATTACAAAGTGCACACTTCGACCCTCCAGGATAAGGGTTGGCATCGGCCCTGACCCCTGCCCTTTCACCATTTATAGTCTCCAATGACGCTGATGGTCTGGTCAGCATCTGTTGCCCAGGTAACAGGCATTTGTGTGACCACCTGGCGCAAAGTGAAGACATGAGGACCAGGGTCCGTCAGGTTAATGTAATACTCAAACACCCCCGTCTGGTCAGCAAAGTATGGGGCCTCAGAGAAGGAAGGGTTGGCTGcagagagagtgaaaaagagaaAGGCAGCGAGCGAGACAAAAGCATTTAATTAATAGTTTAAACTATAATTAGAATTTACGGATCATTTGCAGGTTGTTTTTGGCAGATAGTGACACTTCTAGCTTGAAAATGCACTTACCAACATTAAAGTCATCAAAGTAGAGTTTAGGGAATGGGCCAGAGGCAGGTGGATCAGGGTATGTCCCTTTCTGCCCAGTGGATATGGTGGTTAAAGTGTAAACCTCATCAACATCCAGGCTCAAGGTGAACGAACCATCATAAATctaccagagggagggagggagcatgaaACTCATGACAATGTAGTCAATAAAAAAAATGCCCACATCAAAACATCTTCAACCTAAAAATCACAAAACcactcataaaaaaaaaaaaagttagtgAGGAGATGTGAAATGTCACAGGGGAGTAATATCACTTTGTACAACACTCACTCTAAAAACAAGATCCAAAGACATGATATCTGACAGGATGACACTCTTGTCATAATCTTTTAGAGGCTGGCGTGCCCTATTGCAGAGTTATTTCTGTCAGAGGAGTACGTTTACCTTTAAGGGGCTCAATTTCTTGAAGAAGAACGGCTTTTTAGTCTTGAAGTCAAACTTTGACTGCCACACCTGTAGTTCCTTGATTGAAGCCTAGGACAGAGAAACACGTACTCAGACAAAGTAGCCTCTCAATCATTAAGTGGGCAGAAAAGTCCCAGGGGATCGCGACAGTACTCACAAAAGATCCCTTGAGTTGGAATGTTACATTCTGGGCTGTGACATTGAAGGGCAGGAGTGGAGGTCTGATGCACACAGAATTATCATGAGTCTGAACAGAAGACAAATAAATGTATAAACTAAGGTGATAGCCCAGTAGTCAGATATTTTTGTGTTTATGGGATAAGAAATAGTAAAGTTGCCTGAAGCGCAAACCACTCTGGCTACACCATCCTTGCATCAGCAGAAAGCTAAGTAGAAGTGAGCTGCTTGCTCACGAGACTTCCTTTTGCTTTTCTAAAGCTTAGATTGTAGGCTCCAGAGAGCAGAGCTTAAATTTGAAAATTTGAAAGAGAAAGTCAACAATGTCCTCTTCAGGTTTTCATTCCAGTCAAAAGCAGAATTAAAAGTTAAGTTTCAGAGATTTTAAAAAGGGCTTTACTATAATTGTTTATTCAAAATTAGAAAAGTGTTCATAGCACAGTGTACAATCAACAATAGGATTAAGCCTTTTACTCAGATTATACATCATTACTCAGAATAAAGATCCTGGTTAACAGGCATAATGTATAGGAAGATAAATACTGACCATGGTTTCTATTACCACAGTGAGGTTTCCTTTACTGTCTGTCAGGGCAACATAACTTCCCCCGTGTACCAGATGCCCAACGGTTTGCAGATAGGTCCACCCTGGCTGGCTAAACTGGGTGGTGTGAGCTAGGAGATAAAATTACCTCATGTAAATCAATGAAATTAGTCCTTTTCACATTAGCAGTTGTCACATACTTGTCTAAAACATGTTGGTGAGTTTTGTACTGTAGCAGGATACGGCCGCCAATATCACATGTGAGCTGGCGATACTTTTGGGGAAGCAATAACCACTCAAAACAGTGACACGGTAAGCAAACATTATTGTGCTAATCTGTAGCTAGTATGCAAGTTAACCGTACCAATAATGAAACAATAATGTTAGGGTGAACTATCCATTTAAGTGCTGTGGGTTACCAGTTATCCAGATTGGTGATTCCACCACATAGTTCCCAGTCCAGGGCTCCTCTGCGGTCATTAGGCCATCTCTCCCAAAGGGAAGGTCCTCATAGTAACTGGCTACCAGGTTCCAGGATATGGTGCTGAAACAATAAAACAGATATTTCACTGACCACTCTTTTACAAAAAAAGGACAACAGGTAACCCTTTTAATtgacaacttttgaccagggtccataggttCCGGTCAGaattttaaattgaacctttatttaactaggcaagtcagttaagaacaaattcttattgacaatgacggaCTACGCCGGCCAAATCCGGATGGCGATGGGccaattgtgatacagcctggattctaaccagggtggctgtagtgacgcctcaagcactgagaagccgtgccttagaccgctgcgccactcgggagca
This genomic stretch from Oncorhynchus keta strain PuntledgeMale-10-30-2019 chromosome 29, Oket_V2, whole genome shotgun sequence harbors:
- the galcb gene encoding galactocerebrosidase isoform X2, whose amino-acid sequence is MIYKLSFAIALCFSLCFDLCFAESYVLDDKIGLGRTFDGIGGLSGGGATSRLLVNYAEPYRSQILDYLFKPNFGASLQILKVEIGGDAQTTDGTEPSHMHYENDENFFRGYEWWLMREAKKRNPNITLIGLPWAFPGWVGHGKNWPYDFPDITASYVVSWILGAEQYHDLNIDYVGIWNERNFDSKYIKVLRDTLDKVGLTGVGIIAADGNWDVSNAMGVDPYLNDAVEVVGAHYPGTTTVMEALKTQKKLWSSEDYSTFNDEVGGGCWARILNQNYVNGLMTATISWNLVASYYEDLPFGRDGLMTAEEPWTGNYVVESPIWITAHTTQFSQPGWTYLQTVGHLVHGGSYVALTDSKGNLTVVIETMTHDNSVCIRPPLLPFNVTAQNVTFQLKGSFASIKELQVWQSKFDFKTKKPFFFKKLSPLKIYDGSFTLSLDVDEVYTLTTISTGQKGTYPDPPASGPFPKLYFDDFNVANPSFSEAPYFADQTGVFEYYINLTDPGPHVFTLRQVVTQMPVTWATDADQTISVIGDYKWQNLTVMCDVFMETVKTGGVFIAARVDKGGQSVRSAKGVFFWVFADGSYKVTNDLVGKTVLAEGLSGTRAYGWHTLTLTVEGEYATGLLNGYPLWKDAVVLGPKNGWAAIGTHSFELAQFDNFAVEVK
- the galcb gene encoding galactocerebrosidase isoform X1; protein product: MIYKLSFAIALCFSLCFDLCFAESYVLDDKIGLGRTFDGIGGLSGGGATSRLLVNYAEPYRSQILDYLFKPNFGASLQILKVEIGGDAQTTDGTEPSHMHYENDENFFRGYEWWLMREAKKRNPNITLIGLPWAFPGWVGHGKNWPYDFPDITASYVVSWILGAEQYHDLNIDYVGIWNERNFDSKYIKLLRYTLDKSGLERVRIIASDNLWQPITYSLCVDQELADAVDVIGAHYPGTTTVMEALKTQKKLWSSEDYSTFNDEVGGGCWARILNQNYVNGLMTATISWNLVASYYEDLPFGRDGLMTAEEPWTGNYVVESPIWITAHTTQFSQPGWTYLQTVGHLVHGGSYVALTDSKGNLTVVIETMTHDNSVCIRPPLLPFNVTAQNVTFQLKGSFASIKELQVWQSKFDFKTKKPFFFKKLSPLKIYDGSFTLSLDVDEVYTLTTISTGQKGTYPDPPASGPFPKLYFDDFNVANPSFSEAPYFADQTGVFEYYINLTDPGPHVFTLRQVVTQMPVTWATDADQTISVIGDYKWQNLTVMCDVFMETVKTGGVFIAARVDKGGQSVRSAKGVFFWVFADGSYKVTNDLVGKTVLAEGLSGTRAYGWHTLTLTVEGEYATGLLNGYPLWKDAVVLGPKNGWAAIGTHSFELAQFDNFAVEVK